One region of Polynucleobacter sp. SHI8 genomic DNA includes:
- a CDS encoding alpha/beta fold hydrolase, whose protein sequence is MIKKLRTGRDNQQWMLDLALNMRGRVQNFERDDPEVPSGKRARNYRMYPKIWREAGERHERLAKNAQARGAHSSATYHFDHAVEAYRMAQHPIYFDDHPVKQHLYSKLSEMVDLRTKSAPYPIERVEVEFDDGKTISCLLHLLPDRRKAPVVIYVPGMDQTKEVFPKAYHNIGIERGFHVLAMDGPGQGNSNIQKIRSVGDNYERAGAAVITYLKSRPEIDGDKIAIYGISMGSYWSLRLSSYDHRAAVVVSSVACFNPNNTIFTESSPRFKQMFMYMAGYEDEERFDEEVAKGMTVRGHLDKIKCPTLLVTGEFDPLCPLEEAVEAFEDLKVPKEMWVFENQYHPLWGISNLGGMDCHDYVFDWLQGFFAGKNLPTTEGKISYIKESADGPWGDCEWDPPIHRGQAYF, encoded by the coding sequence ATGATTAAAAAGCTCAGAACTGGGCGAGATAATCAGCAGTGGATGCTGGATCTCGCTCTCAATATGCGTGGACGAGTGCAAAACTTTGAACGCGATGATCCTGAAGTTCCGAGTGGCAAGCGGGCACGAAATTATCGTATGTACCCTAAAATTTGGCGTGAGGCGGGAGAAAGACATGAGCGTTTAGCCAAGAATGCTCAGGCGAGAGGCGCGCATTCTTCTGCAACCTATCATTTTGATCATGCGGTTGAAGCTTATCGTATGGCGCAGCATCCTATCTACTTCGATGATCATCCAGTCAAGCAACACTTATATAGCAAATTAAGTGAGATGGTTGATTTACGAACTAAGTCTGCACCCTATCCAATTGAGAGGGTTGAAGTCGAGTTTGATGACGGCAAAACCATCTCTTGTTTGTTACATCTGCTCCCGGATCGTCGTAAAGCCCCTGTTGTCATTTACGTTCCAGGAATGGATCAAACGAAAGAAGTGTTTCCAAAGGCATACCATAACATTGGAATAGAAAGAGGATTCCATGTATTAGCCATGGATGGACCAGGGCAGGGCAACTCAAATATACAAAAAATTAGATCCGTTGGCGACAATTATGAGAGAGCTGGTGCGGCAGTAATTACTTACCTAAAAAGCCGACCAGAAATTGATGGCGACAAGATTGCAATCTACGGCATTAGTATGGGAAGTTATTGGTCACTAAGATTATCTAGCTATGATCATCGCGCAGCCGTAGTCGTTTCATCGGTTGCATGCTTTAACCCAAACAACACGATCTTTACAGAGTCATCGCCAAGATTTAAACAAATGTTCATGTATATGGCTGGATATGAAGACGAGGAACGATTTGATGAAGAAGTCGCAAAAGGCATGACGGTTAGAGGTCATTTAGATAAGATTAAATGCCCCACTTTATTAGTTACCGGTGAATTTGATCCTTTATGTCCCTTGGAAGAGGCGGTGGAAGCGTTTGAAGACTTAAAAGTTCCAAAAGAAATGTGGGTTTTTGAGAACCAATACCATCCTTTATGGGGCATCTCGAATTTAGGTGGCATGGATTGCCATGATTATGTCTTTGATTGGTTACAAGGATTCTTTGCAGGCAAAAACCTACCTACTACAGAGGGCAAGATTTCCTATATCAAAGAAAGTGCTGATGGCCCATGGGGGGATTGTGAATGGGATCCACCAATTCATCGAGGGCAAGCTTATTTCTAA
- a CDS encoding tripartite tricarboxylate transporter substrate binding protein: MNKYLHLFPIALLSLLLCIVGIFHAPSAKAQEYPNRVVKIIVPFAPGGPSDIIARLLSQKLSENLGKSFIVENKPGGSANIGIAQVAKSPADGYTLLLVSSSFVINPSLFGNQGFDVFKDFAPVGLPVSSPNILVAHPSFPAKNLKELIALVKANPGKFDYASPGNGTGPHLSAELLVLKANIDMKHIPYNGGGPALQAVLANQVPLGLSALPPAMSQVSAGKLIPIALTSKSRIATLPNVPTIAESGFPDFEGDTQQFVAAPAGTPKAIVDLLNTEISKIVSSPEMKEKLTSMGYLISTPTPDQTNQIIKTEVDKWSKVIKSANIKPD; this comes from the coding sequence ATGAATAAATATCTGCACTTATTTCCGATTGCTTTGTTGTCACTGTTGCTTTGCATAGTTGGTATCTTCCATGCACCTTCAGCCAAAGCTCAAGAATATCCAAATCGTGTAGTTAAAATCATCGTACCCTTTGCCCCAGGTGGTCCTTCAGACATCATTGCACGCCTTTTATCGCAAAAACTTTCTGAGAATTTGGGTAAATCATTTATTGTTGAAAACAAACCCGGTGGTTCTGCCAATATTGGTATCGCACAAGTGGCTAAATCTCCTGCGGATGGCTATACACTTCTTTTGGTGAGTAGTTCTTTTGTTATCAACCCTTCTTTATTTGGTAATCAAGGTTTTGATGTTTTTAAAGATTTTGCTCCAGTTGGTCTTCCAGTCAGTTCTCCCAACATCCTTGTAGCTCACCCATCCTTCCCTGCAAAAAACTTGAAAGAGTTAATTGCTCTTGTAAAAGCTAATCCGGGTAAGTTTGATTATGCTTCGCCAGGCAATGGCACAGGCCCTCATCTAAGTGCTGAACTTTTAGTCTTAAAAGCCAATATTGATATGAAACATATTCCATACAATGGTGGTGGTCCTGCTTTGCAGGCAGTTTTAGCGAATCAAGTGCCGCTGGGCTTATCAGCTCTGCCGCCTGCCATGTCTCAGGTAAGTGCTGGTAAGTTAATTCCGATTGCATTAACCAGCAAATCCCGTATCGCAACATTACCTAATGTCCCAACGATAGCTGAATCTGGCTTTCCGGACTTTGAGGGTGATACGCAGCAGTTTGTAGCCGCTCCAGCAGGAACACCTAAAGCAATCGTTGATTTATTAAATACGGAAATATCAAAGATCGTCAGCTCTCCTGAGATGAAAGAGAAATTGACTTCAATGGGTTATCTGATCTCTACACCGACGCCAGATCAAACCAACCAAATCATTAAAACTGAAGTAGACAAATGGTCAAAAGTGATTAAGTCAGCAAACATTAAGCCAGATTAA
- a CDS encoding CocE/NonD family hydrolase — MSSQYSKENHPHFILEKNVDIPMRDSAILKADVFRPTTDGKYPAILNLGPYQKDKLWTTPPTLEEKGNPFMNWETVNPEIWMPEGYVSVRVDARGSGKSPGQYDPWSFAEAVDFYDAIEWAAKQPWCNGNVGLLGISYYAINQWFVANIQPPSLKAIIPWEGFADLYRDGLYHGGILNVFMTNWFTAHLLHHNLGRASETVPNPWERNILSFWLGNNLDTGAFRGSQADWSKINVPFYSVGNWTGMGLHLRGNTEAFMLSPSKNKKLRMQNGSHVHPFYTAEGRKDQMRFLDYWLKGIDNGIMQEPPVKLAIRYGNDEIQWRQENEWPLARTQWTKWYIDVQETAKQNGPYTARISSKNPEKEAACTYAATGFGSMGSTSAASSQVMGGGIKPDMGVAFYTEAMTEDVEITGPLSASLWVSSSSEDMDIFITIRHYDESGIEIMDTGQQGTPVPVAKGWLRVSHRELDEKKSLPYRPYHQHQRRLRLTPGEIVQVQVEIWPTSMVFRKGHKMRVDIQPRDGVGSAGYMHYHADYNTGTNTIHTGGQYESYFLLPIIPKEK; from the coding sequence ATGAGTTCGCAATACAGTAAAGAAAATCATCCGCACTTTATCTTAGAAAAAAACGTTGATATCCCTATGCGAGATTCTGCGATTTTGAAAGCTGATGTTTTTAGGCCTACAACCGATGGAAAATATCCAGCTATTCTTAATTTAGGACCCTATCAAAAAGACAAGTTGTGGACAACCCCTCCGACACTTGAAGAAAAAGGTAATCCTTTTATGAATTGGGAGACGGTCAATCCAGAAATATGGATGCCAGAGGGCTATGTTTCCGTTCGTGTTGATGCACGAGGGTCTGGTAAATCTCCTGGACAATATGATCCGTGGTCATTTGCGGAGGCGGTAGACTTTTATGATGCTATTGAGTGGGCGGCAAAACAACCTTGGTGTAATGGTAACGTAGGTTTATTAGGCATTTCTTACTACGCAATTAACCAATGGTTTGTCGCCAATATTCAACCGCCATCACTCAAGGCTATTATTCCTTGGGAAGGCTTTGCAGATTTATACCGAGATGGCCTTTATCACGGTGGCATTTTAAATGTCTTCATGACCAACTGGTTTACAGCACATTTATTGCACCATAATTTAGGTCGTGCATCTGAAACAGTGCCAAATCCATGGGAAAGAAACATCCTCTCTTTTTGGCTCGGGAACAATCTCGATACTGGCGCCTTTAGAGGATCTCAAGCAGATTGGAGCAAGATTAATGTTCCTTTTTATTCCGTAGGCAATTGGACAGGAATGGGATTACATCTTCGAGGAAACACAGAAGCATTTATGTTGTCTCCATCTAAGAATAAAAAACTTCGAATGCAAAATGGTAGTCACGTCCATCCTTTCTATACAGCTGAGGGTCGTAAAGATCAAATGCGTTTTCTAGATTATTGGTTAAAAGGTATTGATAACGGGATTATGCAAGAGCCTCCAGTCAAGTTAGCGATTCGATATGGCAATGATGAAATACAGTGGCGTCAAGAAAATGAATGGCCATTAGCGCGCACGCAGTGGACCAAGTGGTATATCGATGTGCAAGAAACTGCAAAGCAAAATGGACCCTATACGGCCAGGATTAGCTCGAAGAATCCTGAAAAGGAAGCAGCCTGCACATACGCCGCAACAGGCTTTGGTTCAATGGGGTCAACATCAGCGGCTTCATCTCAAGTCATGGGTGGTGGAATCAAGCCAGATATGGGAGTTGCATTTTATACAGAAGCAATGACAGAGGATGTTGAAATAACGGGACCACTCAGTGCAAGCTTGTGGGTATCTAGCTCTAGTGAGGATATGGATATTTTTATCACGATTCGGCATTATGATGAAAGTGGTATTGAAATCATGGATACCGGACAACAAGGAACGCCTGTCCCTGTAGCAAAGGGATGGTTGAGAGTATCTCATCGTGAGTTAGATGAAAAAAAATCCTTACCTTATCGCCCTTACCACCAACACCAACGTCGTTTACGTTTAACGCCTGGAGAGATTGTTCAGGTACAAGTTGAAATTTGGCCAACATCTATGGTGTTTAGAAAAGGCCACAAAATGAGGGTGGATATTCAGCCAAGGGATGGGGTTGGTAGTGCAGGATATATGCATTATCACGCCGATTACAATACGGGCACGAATACGATTCATACTGGCGGACAATATGAATCATATTTCTTATTACCGATAATTCCTAAGGAAAAATAA
- the tcuB gene encoding tricarballylate utilization 4Fe-4S protein TcuB: MLTLNTLIADAKNFNQPSESVMEVQRVLQICNACRYCEGFCATFQSMTRRLDFNVADVHFMANLCHNCGACLHACQYAPPNEFGVNIPQAMAKVRLETYQTYAWPKQLGSIYQKNGLALTMLTSIAIILFLLSLQTSSTGLFNTNTDANFYAIFPHNSLAMIFGSVFLVMVLALTLGVRGFWRQVSTDPMMLGAAKDATLDMLTLKNLGGGHQQGCNEADDAFSLWRRRFHHMTFYGFLLCFAATSVATLFHYFLGWEAPYSYTSLPVILGTVGGLGLIVGPIGLLCLNLNRHPLHGDAAQKPMDIGFIASLLAISVSGIALLALRHTPLMGILLCVHLGFVMGFFLMMPYGKFAHGIFRSAALLKNAIEVKMGKSVSVGSD; the protein is encoded by the coding sequence ATGCTCACGCTTAATACATTGATCGCTGATGCGAAGAACTTTAATCAACCATCCGAGTCAGTGATGGAAGTACAACGTGTATTGCAAATTTGTAATGCCTGTCGTTATTGTGAAGGCTTTTGTGCAACGTTTCAGTCGATGACAAGACGCTTAGACTTCAATGTTGCGGACGTGCACTTTATGGCTAACCTATGCCATAACTGTGGGGCATGTTTGCATGCTTGCCAATACGCACCCCCAAATGAATTCGGGGTCAATATTCCGCAAGCAATGGCTAAAGTTCGTCTTGAAACCTATCAAACCTATGCATGGCCGAAGCAGTTGGGATCGATCTATCAAAAGAATGGCCTTGCTTTGACCATGCTGACTTCCATTGCTATTATTTTATTTTTACTGAGTTTGCAAACGAGTAGTACAGGACTCTTTAATACCAATACAGATGCTAATTTTTATGCGATTTTTCCGCATAATAGTTTGGCAATGATTTTTGGAAGTGTATTTCTAGTGATGGTGTTGGCCCTCACGCTTGGCGTTCGTGGCTTTTGGCGTCAGGTGTCGACAGACCCCATGATGCTTGGTGCCGCAAAAGATGCAACACTTGATATGCTGACTTTAAAAAATTTAGGTGGTGGGCATCAACAAGGATGTAATGAAGCCGATGACGCTTTTTCTTTATGGAGAAGAAGATTTCATCACATGACTTTTTATGGTTTTTTACTATGTTTTGCTGCGACCAGTGTAGCCACCTTGTTTCATTATTTCTTGGGTTGGGAAGCTCCATACTCCTACACCAGTTTGCCAGTCATATTGGGCACGGTTGGTGGCCTAGGTTTAATTGTTGGACCCATTGGCTTACTGTGCCTCAACTTAAACCGTCACCCCTTGCATGGTGATGCTGCGCAAAAACCAATGGATATCGGGTTTATTGCGTCATTACTTGCTATCAGTGTTTCTGGTATTGCACTACTAGCTTTGCGACATACGCCGTTGATGGGCATATTATTGTGCGTCCACCTTGGCTTTGTCATGGGATTTTTTCTGATGATGCCCTACGGTAAATTTGCACACGGCATATTCCGAAGTGCTGCTTTACTTAAAAATGCGATTGAAGTCAAAATGGGCAAGTCAGTCAGTGTAGGTTCTGACTAA
- the tcuA gene encoding FAD-dependent tricarballylate dehydrogenase TcuA, translating into MFDVIVVGGGNAALCAALTAREGGASVLILESAPIEWRGGNSVHTRNLRCMHDAPQDVLVEAYPEEEFWQDLLKVTGGLTNEKLARIIIRGTSTVRDWMRKHGVHFQPSLSGTLHVARTNAFFMGGGKALVNAFFRSAEQLGIKIRYETTVKHVNVKDGIFESVVLDNGEVISGKSCVLACGGFESNREWLKEAWGQNENGEWPADNFLIRGTKFNRGDVLKNLLDQGADQIGDVTQGHCVAIDARSPLYDGGICTRLDCVSLGIVVNQFAKRFYDEGEDFWPKRYAIWGRLVALQQGQIAYSIIDSKAIGRFMPPVFSAIKGNTISEIAQQLNLDVDQLNQTVNEFNQSCHVGTFNHNILDDCHTENIAPEKTHWALPIDQGPFYAYPLRPGITFTYLSLKTDETAAVFFNEQASPNLFVAGELMAGNVLGKGYTAGIGMSIGTIFGRIAGQSAADAVKKMKESHAHA; encoded by the coding sequence ATGTTTGATGTGATTGTTGTTGGCGGCGGTAATGCTGCACTGTGTGCCGCATTAACAGCAAGAGAGGGTGGCGCCTCAGTTCTCATTCTAGAATCAGCTCCGATTGAGTGGCGTGGCGGTAATTCAGTGCACACGCGCAATTTACGTTGTATGCATGATGCCCCTCAAGACGTTTTAGTTGAAGCCTATCCTGAAGAAGAGTTTTGGCAAGATTTGCTAAAAGTCACAGGCGGCTTAACTAACGAAAAACTTGCACGCATTATTATTAGGGGTACTTCTACCGTTCGTGATTGGATGCGCAAGCATGGCGTGCATTTTCAACCGTCTTTATCCGGCACTTTGCATGTGGCGCGGACGAATGCCTTCTTTATGGGGGGCGGCAAAGCACTAGTCAATGCGTTCTTTAGAAGTGCTGAGCAGTTAGGTATCAAGATTCGTTATGAAACGACTGTCAAGCATGTCAACGTGAAAGACGGCATATTTGAAAGTGTTGTTTTAGATAATGGTGAAGTCATTTCTGGTAAATCTTGTGTGCTCGCTTGTGGCGGTTTTGAATCCAATCGTGAATGGTTAAAAGAAGCCTGGGGTCAAAACGAAAACGGTGAGTGGCCAGCAGATAATTTTCTGATTCGTGGCACTAAATTTAATCGCGGCGATGTTCTTAAAAACTTATTAGACCAAGGTGCAGATCAAATTGGTGATGTGACGCAGGGACATTGTGTGGCCATTGATGCACGCTCACCTTTATACGATGGCGGAATTTGTACCCGTTTAGATTGCGTATCTTTGGGTATCGTTGTCAATCAATTTGCCAAACGTTTTTATGATGAAGGCGAAGATTTTTGGCCCAAGCGTTATGCAATTTGGGGGCGTTTAGTGGCACTGCAACAAGGACAAATCGCTTATTCCATTATTGACTCCAAAGCCATTGGTCGCTTTATGCCTCCCGTATTTTCTGCGATCAAAGGTAATACGATTTCTGAAATCGCCCAGCAACTTAATTTAGATGTTGATCAGCTCAATCAAACCGTGAATGAGTTTAATCAGTCCTGTCACGTCGGGACCTTCAATCACAATATCCTTGATGATTGTCATACCGAAAACATCGCCCCTGAAAAAACTCACTGGGCCTTACCCATTGATCAGGGGCCGTTTTATGCTTACCCCTTGCGCCCAGGTATTACGTTTACCTATCTCAGTTTAAAAACGGATGAAACTGCTGCAGTGTTCTTTAACGAACAAGCCAGCCCGAATCTTTTTGTTGCTGGAGAGCTGATGGCGGGTAACGTTTTAGGTAAAGGATATACCGCAGGTATTGGCATGTCGATTGGTACTATTTTTGGCAGAATCGCCGGCCAATCCGCTGCTGATGCAGTCAAGAAAATGAAAGAATCCCATGCTCACGCTTAA
- a CDS encoding tripartite tricarboxylate transporter substrate binding protein: MKKRATSHFETRRQVIKTVLLTAASATVPAWGQTWPNKTIKLIVPFPPGNTIDILARLVQPRVSQELGQSVYIENIGGAYGQIGMAAIARANPDGYTFGASQGGPMVVQPHTVKNLPYDTIKDFVPVAVSAWNFNALAGSISAPFKNLPEMVSWAQANPGKLTVGTTGEGGFAHLWFEDFRRQAKFEYTHVPYKGTANISADLVSGAIMAGADGISGFSSLAKGNKIRLIAITNKTPVEDWPGVNLLGDIVPGFAVNGWFGFIAPAKTPMNMVTRLNQAINTAIQSPEVRDKLTSYGLVGAAESASYFDQLNRKDFERYGAIVKAIGLEPK, translated from the coding sequence ATGAAAAAGAGAGCGACCAGTCATTTTGAAACCCGTAGACAGGTAATTAAAACAGTATTACTAACAGCAGCATCTGCCACGGTGCCCGCCTGGGGGCAAACATGGCCAAATAAAACCATTAAATTAATTGTGCCATTTCCTCCAGGTAATACGATTGATATCCTTGCGCGCTTGGTGCAGCCTAGAGTTTCGCAAGAATTAGGTCAAAGTGTCTATATTGAAAATATTGGTGGCGCTTATGGACAAATCGGTATGGCAGCGATTGCTCGCGCTAATCCTGATGGTTACACCTTTGGTGCATCTCAAGGTGGACCAATGGTCGTTCAACCTCATACCGTTAAAAATTTACCCTATGACACCATCAAAGACTTTGTACCTGTTGCAGTATCTGCTTGGAACTTCAATGCCCTTGCAGGATCAATTTCAGCCCCTTTTAAGAATCTTCCTGAGATGGTTAGTTGGGCTCAAGCAAATCCTGGAAAGCTAACCGTTGGTACCACTGGTGAGGGTGGCTTTGCGCATTTATGGTTTGAAGATTTTCGTCGTCAGGCTAAATTTGAATATACTCACGTGCCTTACAAAGGGACAGCAAATATCTCCGCAGATTTGGTATCTGGAGCAATTATGGCTGGTGCCGACGGGATTTCTGGATTTTCTAGCTTGGCAAAGGGAAATAAAATTCGTTTGATCGCTATCACTAATAAAACTCCCGTGGAAGATTGGCCTGGAGTTAATTTGTTGGGTGATATCGTCCCAGGTTTTGCTGTCAATGGCTGGTTTGGGTTTATTGCCCCAGCTAAAACTCCCATGAATATGGTGACGCGTTTAAATCAGGCTATTAATACCGCTATTCAATCTCCGGAAGTGAGAGATAAGTTAACTTCTTATGGGTTAGTTGGAGCGGCTGAGTCAGCTAGTTATTTTGATCAACTAAATCGTAAAGATTTTGAAAGATACGGTGCTATTGTTAAGGCAATAGGATTGGAGCCTAAATGA
- a CDS encoding tripartite tricarboxylate transporter substrate binding protein encodes MLNLIKFFHQNLLGITFLILSTITCNISFAEDPFPSRPIKMIVPLAPGGATDTVTRIVGKQVSQILNTPVIVENRIGAGGLIAMESMTKVSPDGYTLFVGNLSTNALNQTVFAKKMKFKPEDELTGISILATIPHILVSSAKLDAKDFKEMMAYIKANPKKVNHASPGVGTYSMIDMLTLEKAAGLDMTHIPYNGGAGQFLIPMVSNDVQIAFINASSVIEMIRAGNLRALAVTTDKRLPELPNTPTMAELGYPGIGTNAWQGLFAPKKTPPAVVSKIHAAVLEALKSEEVKEAFKKQLIVPLGSNTPEYFNQFIKSEVNRWASIVKSVNLPTE; translated from the coding sequence ATGTTAAATCTTATTAAATTTTTTCATCAAAACTTATTAGGTATTACTTTTCTTATTCTTTCAACCATCACTTGTAATATAAGTTTTGCTGAAGATCCTTTTCCTAGTCGACCGATAAAAATGATTGTTCCCCTGGCTCCAGGAGGTGCAACAGATACCGTAACACGCATTGTCGGCAAACAAGTATCTCAAATTCTGAATACACCAGTGATTGTTGAAAATCGCATTGGTGCTGGTGGACTCATTGCTATGGAGTCGATGACGAAAGTTAGTCCTGATGGCTATACGCTTTTTGTGGGTAATCTTTCGACAAATGCTTTAAATCAAACTGTTTTTGCCAAAAAGATGAAATTTAAACCTGAAGATGAATTAACAGGAATCTCTATCTTAGCGACTATCCCTCATATTTTAGTGAGCTCCGCCAAGCTTGATGCAAAAGATTTTAAAGAAATGATGGCGTACATCAAGGCAAATCCAAAAAAAGTTAATCATGCATCTCCAGGTGTTGGCACCTACTCCATGATTGATATGCTTACTTTAGAAAAAGCAGCCGGTTTAGATATGACGCATATTCCATACAATGGCGGTGCAGGACAATTCTTAATTCCGATGGTCAGTAATGATGTGCAAATCGCTTTTATTAATGCCTCGTCAGTGATTGAGATGATTCGGGCTGGAAATCTTCGCGCACTTGCGGTAACTACTGATAAACGTTTACCCGAACTTCCTAATACACCAACCATGGCAGAACTAGGGTATCCCGGTATCGGTACGAATGCTTGGCAGGGATTATTTGCTCCTAAAAAAACACCGCCCGCAGTTGTCTCTAAAATCCACGCGGCTGTATTAGAAGCATTAAAATCTGAAGAGGTGAAAGAAGCTTTTAAAAAGCAACTGATAGTTCCTTTGGGTAGTAATACTCCAGAATACTTTAACCAATTTATCAAATCAGAAGTCAATCGATGGGCAAGCATTGTGAAGTCCGTCAACCTGCCAACAGAATAA
- a CDS encoding nuclear transport factor 2 family protein, giving the protein MVNDVEILLEKQRIREVVENWVVWRDSGQWEKFKTVWHSDGVMMATWFQGHFEEFIKVSIEGWNKGVSILHFLGGCSVEVNGDRAIAQTKMTITQRGPVDGVMCDVVCTGRFYDFMEKREGRWGVVLRQPIYEKDRLNPLDPAANLQLDQELLNRFPEGYRHLAYIQTKLGFTVKPDMPQLKGPSVEALYQRGQDWLNHVK; this is encoded by the coding sequence ATGGTAAATGATGTAGAAATATTATTAGAAAAACAGCGTATTCGTGAGGTTGTAGAAAACTGGGTTGTTTGGCGTGACTCTGGTCAATGGGAAAAGTTTAAAACGGTCTGGCACAGTGATGGTGTCATGATGGCAACTTGGTTTCAAGGTCACTTCGAAGAATTTATCAAAGTATCGATCGAAGGCTGGAATAAAGGTGTTAGTATTTTGCATTTTCTTGGTGGTTGTAGTGTTGAAGTAAATGGTGATCGTGCTATCGCTCAAACAAAAATGACTATTACCCAGCGTGGTCCTGTCGATGGCGTCATGTGTGATGTGGTGTGTACTGGTCGTTTTTATGACTTCATGGAAAAACGTGAGGGTAGATGGGGTGTCGTGCTTCGTCAACCGATCTATGAAAAAGATCGTCTCAATCCGCTCGATCCTGCAGCCAATCTGCAACTTGATCAAGAATTACTCAATCGTTTCCCAGAAGGCTATCGTCATTTAGCTTATATTCAAACGAAATTAGGTTTTACTGTTAAGCCAGACATGCCGCAACTGAAAGGTCCGTCAGTTGAAGCTCTTTATCAACGTGGTCAAGATTGGTTAAATCATGTTAAGTAA
- a CDS encoding tripartite tricarboxylate transporter substrate binding protein, with protein MLSKLSTLLKSSVFVVSILAGSAMAQSGFPDKPLHIVVPQPPGGGFDFVGRVLADKLAPIMKESFIVENKPGVGTVVGTDYVAKQPADGYTAVVGSISNIVMNPWLYKNLPYDPIKDFVPVGLVTSYSYTLIGRKGLPFNDLKGLIKYAQDNPGKLTYASGGNGTGQHVLAAALWKNAGVDCVHIPYKGAQAAYTDIIGGRVDLFFDLSPTAKPHIDSGSVVTFATSGASRNPNLPNVPTVIETGVSNIQLESWFGLFLPAKTPAAIVNKWQEAFSQVANQSEVKDRFEKAGGKPIAPSPAEVKNMVQNDYNRWKQLITAANIKAD; from the coding sequence ATGTTAAGTAAATTATCTACACTTCTTAAGTCAAGTGTATTCGTTGTATCTATCCTTGCTGGTTCTGCAATGGCGCAATCTGGCTTTCCGGATAAGCCACTTCATATCGTTGTTCCGCAACCGCCAGGGGGAGGTTTTGATTTTGTTGGGCGCGTGTTGGCAGATAAGCTAGCGCCGATCATGAAGGAAAGTTTTATTGTTGAGAATAAGCCCGGTGTAGGTACTGTTGTGGGAACGGATTATGTGGCAAAACAACCTGCAGATGGCTATACCGCAGTGGTGGGCTCGATCTCAAATATCGTGATGAACCCTTGGCTCTATAAAAACTTGCCTTATGATCCGATCAAAGACTTTGTTCCTGTCGGACTAGTCACAAGTTATAGCTACACCCTGATTGGGCGTAAAGGATTACCATTTAATGATCTCAAAGGATTGATTAAATACGCTCAAGATAATCCTGGTAAATTAACCTACGCTTCTGGTGGCAATGGAACTGGTCAACATGTCTTAGCCGCAGCTCTTTGGAAAAATGCTGGCGTAGACTGTGTTCATATTCCCTACAAAGGGGCGCAAGCAGCGTATACGGATATCATCGGCGGTCGTGTCGATTTATTCTTTGATCTTTCACCAACAGCAAAACCACATATTGATTCCGGAAGTGTTGTGACTTTTGCGACTTCAGGCGCATCTCGTAATCCGAACCTGCCGAACGTGCCAACTGTCATTGAAACAGGTGTTTCCAATATTCAGTTGGAATCTTGGTTTGGTTTGTTCTTGCCAGCTAAAACACCAGCAGCGATTGTTAATAAATGGCAAGAAGCATTCAGTCAAGTCGCCAATCAGTCAGAGGTTAAAGATCGTTTTGAAAAAGCAGGTGGTAAACCTATTGCCCCTTCACCAGCTGAAGTCAAAAACATGGTACAAAATGATTACAACCGTTGGAAGCAACTCATTACTGCAGCGAATATCAAGGCTGATTAA